One window of the Candidatus Wolbachia massiliensis genome contains the following:
- a CDS encoding ankyrin repeat domain-containing protein — MADNLSLELIKCLINQPGLDVNVRGLNGKTPLHCAIEFDELSMVDLLLTKKNINPFVEDNEGKTSLDYAKEEKKAEILKALISNKYGSEQDSLLHLAAMIGEVNAVRYLIGKGIDVNVRNALHHTPLHLAAGIGHAEVVKILIREGKAEIDVFDARNQTPMHYAVNNKKLEIVKLLLKLGADVNSARMGQNSMKLSPVHIAVSNTNYDERDLCLDILKCLIREPNAQVNLQDYENKTPLHYAERLKTIEVLLTREDIDPLVKDDSGKTPFDYAKPEIKKALMSNKYGSEKNSLLHLAAQRGEIEIVESILKEEIDIDISNNKGLSPIYLAAEKGHLHVVKLLLKKGANYIPVLHLAIKSNNLELLKVLFNEKNGVLLCRDTVVNFPTLHNKYIAQREIADKRMKKHNNIICICITVSAIAVAIYIGLITTTISSAIIFATITGVFALIIALMISEMSKRYIENEFQKKMFMELEECSSIVNDIEIEPIMSRCRQ, encoded by the coding sequence ATGGCTGATAACTTAAGTTTAGAGTTAATAAAGTGTCTCATTAATCAACCTGGATTAGATGTAAATGTTAGAGGATTAAACGGAAAAACCCCACTACATTGCGCTATAGAGTTTGACGAATTAAGTATGGTGGATTTGTTACTCACGAAGAAGAACATTAATCCTTTTGTGGAAGATAATGAAGGTAAAACATCTCTTGATTACGCCAAAGAAGAGAAAAAAGCAGAAATATTGAAAGCGTTAATTAGTAACAAATACGGGTCAGAACAAGATAGTTTACTTCATTTAGCTGCAATGATAGGTGAAGTTAATGCAGTCAGATATTTGATAGGAAAAGGTATTGACGTTAATGTACGAAATGCTCTGCATCATACGCCATTACATCTAGCAGCAGGAATAGGACATGCAGAAGTTGTAAAGATTTTGATAAGAGAAGGAAAAGCTGAAATAGATGTCTTTGATGCGCGAAATCAGACACCAATGCACTATGCAGTTAATAATAAAAAGTTAGAGATAGTAAAGTTACTGCTGAAACTTGGAGCAGATGTAAATAGTGCACGTATGGGACAAAACTCAATGAAATTGTCGCCTGTTCATATAGCTGTAAGTAATACTAATTACGATGAAAGAGACTTATGTCTTGATATTCTCAAATGCTTAATAAGGGAGCCTAATGCTCAAGTCAATTTACAAGATTACGAAAATAAAACGCCACTACATTACGCTGAAAGACTTAAAACAATAGAGGTTTTACTAACACGAGAAGATATAGACCCTCTGGTAAAAGACGATAGCGGCAAGACACCATTTGATTACGCTAAACCTGAGATAAAGAAGGCTTTGATGAGTAATAAATACGGTTCTGAAAAGAATAGTCTACTCCATTTAGCTGCACAAAGAGGAGAAATTGAGATTGTAGAGTCTATCTTAAAAGAAGAAATTGATATTGACATTTCAAATAATAAAGGTCTATCACCGATTTATCTTGCTGCAGAAAAAGGACATTTACATGTAGTAAAATTACTACTGAAAAAAGGAGCAAACTATATACCTGTTTTGCACTTAGCAATCAAGTCAAATAATTTAGAATTACTTAAAGTTTTATTTAATGAAAAAAATGGAGTGTTACTCTGCAGAGATACCGTTGTTAATTTTCCAACCCTTCATAATAAATATATAGCACAGAGAGAAATAGCAGATAAAAGGATGAAAAAACATAATAATATTATCTGCATCTGTATTACAGTCAGCGCAATAGCAGTAGCAATATATATAGGGTTAATAACAACAACAATAAGCAGTGCAATCATTTTTGCAACAATAACAGGGGTATTTGCGCTTATTATAGCACTAATGATAAGTGAGATGAGCAAAAGATATATAGAAAACGAATTTCAGAAAAAGATGTTTATGGAGCTGGAGGAGTGTAGTTCTATTGTTAATGATATTGAGATAGAACCAATTATGAGTAGATGCAGACAATGA
- a CDS encoding gpW family head-tail joining protein, whose protein sequence is MYSEEYLTQVEKAIQKLQSGERVVSIAYGDHVVRYGEVQIKDLLELRQRIKAGLKVAGMRPKRKIVFSTSKGIL, encoded by the coding sequence ATGTACAGTGAAGAGTATTTAACTCAAGTTGAGAAAGCAATTCAAAAACTGCAAAGCGGAGAAAGAGTTGTCTCAATTGCATATGGTGACCATGTTGTGCGGTACGGGGAAGTTCAAATAAAGGATTTATTGGAGCTCAGGCAACGAATAAAAGCGGGGTTAAAAGTTGCAGGTATGAGGCCAAAGAGGAAAATTGTTTTTTCAACGAGTAAAGGAATTTTATAA